The proteins below are encoded in one region of Coffea arabica cultivar ET-39 chromosome 4c, Coffea Arabica ET-39 HiFi, whole genome shotgun sequence:
- the LOC113739946 gene encoding uncharacterized protein isoform X2: MDASFQSGNRSPKPTNNSVSTSQFKPSSDNVQSSATSLPTKGKKRERGDQASDPVKRERSLKLDDSDSGLYKSESFLKSEIAKMTEKGGVVDSESVEKLVLLMQPDKVDKKLDLISRSMLAGVVAATDKLDCLNQFVQLKGLTVFDEWLQDAHKGKIGDSSDKSAEDFLLVLLRALDKLPVNLLALQTCNIGRSVNHLRSHKNLEIQRKARGLVDTWKKRVEAEMNMIDANTGSTQATSWPSKSRIPEAHGGRSSGGSGDVALKSSVTQLSAAKTMSIKVSQVETAGKSASPSPGAIKSASSPASGKDSQPRITTGSTSDIPLSTREEKSSSSSQSHNYSQSFSGKEDARTSTAGSMSVNKISSGGSRHRKSVNGFPGTLVSGSQKETGSSRNSSIHRTTAQEKFSQSVAMGEKVFETPVVDGATPKLIVKLPNRGRSPAQSVSGGSFEDPSIMSSRASSPVVSDKHEPSERTKEKADAGRANVISDVNAESWQSNDFKDLHTGSDEGDGSPTAVPEEDRSRPPEDGTKVPEVPKTASSSSGNDLKSGKLHDASFSSMNALIESCVKYSEASTPVSIGDDVGMNLLASVAAGEMYKSDSLTPADSPQECSPPVEEISNGEDAKSKSSPQETLVRERCEPNDVDGDDLKRGKSASSWSKDGICLSKQASLHSTGDRKAAAASSEEILQATTDRYSEMNEKYDDILVSSSLSPTTKVAKDRDLDSGKQSSEEKGVEVKLSVLSSTEDVKPKAEVPSNPSMEIDCKKDSNEMSNNVVLTEQKPQSEELPATGSIKDLASENVDSCKVREADEDPGDSGVNQSDGATLDPKTNMISTSEDKNLDGLSSDATDQKTDCLKANSEKMEVAEPHAFGTCALKEEPTVGSKEVVGDVDFKEAKKSDAEVAELEERVSTVVGATSLTSVHAADMDSKMNFDLNEGLVSDDGKYGEPTNLSTVNVVNSLTTTVSMLSSSIPASITVAAALKGPFVPPVDLLRNRGELGWKGSAATSAFRPAEPRKVLQLALGSANVCPPDDSSGKTSRPPLDIDLNVPDERLLEDMACRDSSAEIGSNPDHSVNLDRSRNELTGSAPGRMSGGLDLDLNRVDDANDITQYPTTSIRRLEAPVVPFKSLSSSSNNEVKRDFDLNNGPGIDDGVAEQSSFTQHSRGSTQSVHSLPTLAGLRSNNLETGNFSAWFPPGTSYSSITIPSALSDRGEQPFAIIPPGAPQRLLGSPAGNPFNPDVYRGSVLSSSPAVPFAPSPFPYQMFPFGTTLPLPSATFSVGSNSFMDSSSGGRIFTPPVNSQFLGPVGAVSSQFPRPYMVSVSDGSNSGGMESNRKWSRQGLDLNAGPGVLDIEGREESLAQRQLAVGSSQALAEEQVRMFPLSGGVLKRKEPDGGWDGEGFRYKQSSWQ; encoded by the coding sequence ATGGATGCGTCCTTTCAGTCTGGCAACCGTTCtccaaaaccaacaaataattcAGTGTCTACATCACAATTTAAACCAAGTTCTGATAATGTGCAGAGTAGTGCAACTTCTCTTCCCACTAAGGGAAAGAAAAGGGAGCGTGGAGACCAGGCCTCTGACCCTGTTAAGCGAGAACGTTCTCTGAAGCTAGATGATAGTGATTCTGGCCTGTACAAATCTGAAAGCTTTTTGAAATCTGAGATTGCAAAGATGACAGAGAAGGGAGGGGTTGTAGATTCAGAATCTGTTGAGAAACTTGTCCTACTTATGCAACCAGATAAAGTGGATAAGAAGTTGGATTTAATTAGCCGTTCAATGCTTGCAGGTGTTGTAGCTGCCACTGATAAGCTTGACTGTCTTAACCAATTTGTACAGCTGAAGGGCTTGACTGTGTTTGATGAATGGCTTCAGGATGCCCATAAAGGGAAGATTGGTGATAGTAGTGATAAATCTGCTGAGGACTTTCTGTTGGTTCTACTTCGTGCTCTTGATAAGCTTCCTGTGAACCTTCTTGCCCTACAAACATGCAACATTGGCAGATCCGTTAATCATTTACGGTCACACAAAAACTTGGAAATCCAAAGGAAAGCAAGGGGTTTAGTTGACACTTGGAAGAAACGAGTTGAGGCTGAAATGAATATGATTGATGCAAATACTGGTTCAACTCAGGCCACTTCGTGGCCGTCCAAATCACGCATTCCTGAGGCTCATGGAGGCAGAAGTAGTGGTGGATCTGGTGATGTTGCCTTGAAGAGCTCGGTGACACAGCTTTCAGCAGCTAAAACAATGTCAATTAAGGTTTCACAAGTGGAAACTGCTGGGAAGTCTGCATCCCCATCTCCAGGTGCAATAAAATCGGCTTCGTCGCCAGCATCAGGCAAGGATAGTCAGCCGAGAATTACCACTGGTAGTACTTCTGATATTCCCTTGTCAACTAGAGAAGAGAAGAGCAGTAGTTCTAGTCAGTCTCACAATTACAGTCAATCTTTCTCAGGAAAGGAAGATGCTAGGACTTCTACTGCTGGGTCAATGAGTGTCAATAAGATTTCAAGTGGTGGCTCAAGGCACAGGAAGTCGGTGAATGGCTTCCCTGGGACATTGGTATCTGGAAGCCAGAAAGAAACAGGGTCAAGTAGAAATTCCTCAATCCACCGAACCACTGCTCAAGAGAAGTTTTCTCAGTCTGTAGCAATGGGTGAAAAGGTGTTTGAGACGCCTGTTGTTGATGGGGCCACTCCCAAGTTGATAGTTAAGCTACCCAACCGGGGACGAAGTCCTGCTCAAAGTGTTAGCGGAGGATCTTTTGAAGATCCCTCTATTATGAGCAGCCGTGCTTCTTCTCCTGTGGTTTCGGATAAGCATGAACCATCTGAACGTACAAAAGAAAAGGCTGATGCAGGTCGGGCTAATGTTATTTCTGATGTGAATGCAGAATCATGGCAGAGTAATGATTTTAAAGATTTACATACTGGGTCTGATGAAGGTGATGGGTCTCCTACAGCTGTTCCTGAGGAAGACCGAAGTAGACCTCCTGAAGATGGTACAAAAGTCCCTGAGGTACCCAAAACTGCTTCATCATCATCTGGGAATGATTTGAAGTCTGGAAAACTGCATGATGCATCTTTCAGTTCCATGAATGCGTTGATCGAAAGCTGTGTAAAATATTCTGAGGCAAGCACACCCGTGTCAATCGGGGATGATGTTGGAATGAATCTTCTTGCCAGTGTTGCTGCTGGAGAAATGTACAAGTCTGACTCGCTTACACCTGCTGATTCTCCACAAGAATGCAGCCCTCCTGTGGAGGAGATTTCTAATGGTGAAGATGCCAAATCAAAATCATCACCTCAAGAAACCTTAGTACGAGAACGATGTGAGCCCAATGATGTTGATGGTGATGATCTTAAGCGGGGTAAATCTGCTAGTTCATGGTCCAAAGATGGAATATGTCTTTCCAAGCAAGCATCACTCCACTCCACTGGAGATAGGAAAGCCGCTGCTGCATCATCTGAAGAGATTTTGCAAGCAACCACAGATCGCTACTCTGAGATGAATGAAAAGtatgatgatattttggtctCCAGTTCATTGTCACCCACAACGAAGGTAGCTAAGGACAGAGATTTGGATTCTGGTAAACAATCTTCTGAGGAAAAGGGTGTTGAGGTTAAATTAAGTGTCCTTTCAAGCACTGAAGATGTAAAACCTAAAGCTGAAGTTCCATCCAATCCGTCAATGGAGATTGATTGCAAGAAAGATAGTAATGAAATGTCAAACAATGTTGTTCTCACAGAGCAGAAGCCCCAGTCCGAAGAGCTGCCAGCTACTGGATCTATTAAGGATTTAGCTTCAGAAAATGTTGACAGTTGCAAAGTTAGAGAGGCTGATGAGGATCCTGGTGATAGTGGTGTTAATCAGTCTGATGGGGCAACATTGGATCCAAAAACCAATATGATTTCAACATCTGAAGATAAAAATTTAGATGGTTTGAGTTCAGATGCGACTGACCAAAAAACTGATTGCTTAAAGGCCAATTCTGAAAAGATGGAAGTCGCTGAACCCCATGCATTTGGAACATGTGCCCTGAAAGAGGAACCTACAGTTGGGTCGAAAGAGGTGGTTGGAGACGTAGATTTTAAGGAAGCAAAGAAGTCTGATGCTGAAGTCGCTGAATTGGAGGAACGGGTATCCACTGTGGTTGGTGCTACGTCCTTAACATCTGTACATGCAGCTGATATGGATTCAAAGATGAATTTCGATTTGAATGAAGGCTTAGTTAGTGATGATGGAAAATATGGGGAACCTACCAATTTGTCAACTGTCAATGTGGTTAACTCATTAACTACTACTGTTTCCATGCTTTCCAGTAGTATTCCTGCCTCCATTACAGTTGCTGCTGCTCTCAAAGGTCCCTTTGTTCCTCCAGTTGATCTACTGAGAAATAGAGGGGAACTTGGCTGGAAGGGATCAGCTGCCACCAGTGCATTTAGACCAGCTGAGCCGAGAAAGGTTCTTCAGCTGGCTTTGGGTTCTGCAAATGTTTGTCCTCCTGATGATTCTTCAGGCAAAACCAGTCGACCTCCATTAGATATTGATCTTAATGTGCCAGATGAAAGATTGTTAGAGGATATGGCTTGTAGAGATTCAAGTGCTGAGATAGGTTCAAACCCAGACCATTCAGTTAATCTTGATAGGTCGAGGAATGAACTTACAGGTTCTGCACCTGGTCGCATGTCTGGAGGACTTGATCTCGATTTGAATAGAGTTGATGATGCTAATGATATAACACAATATCCAACAACTAGCATACGCAGATTAGAGGCTCCTGTTGTACCTTTCAAGTCATTATCGTCCAGCTCGAATAATGAGGTCAAAAGGGATTTTGACTTAAACAATGGACCTGGTATTGATGATGGTGTTGCTGAACAGTCTTCATTCACCCAGCATAGTCGGGGAAGCACGCAGTCTGTGCACTCGCTACCAACTCTTGCTGGTCTCCGCTCAAATAACCTTGAAACAGGAAACTTCTCAGCGTGGTTTCCTCCTGGGACTTCTTATTCATCAATTACTATACCTTCAGCTTTATCTGATCGAGGGGAGCAGCCTTTTGCGATCATTCCACCTGGTGCACCGCAACGACTATTGGGCTCTCCTGCTGGTAATCCTTTCAATCCTGACGTTTACCGTGGTTCAGTGTTGTCATCGTCTCCAGCAGTGCCCTTTGCACCGAGCCCGTTCCCTTACCAAATGTTCCCTTTTGGGACTACTTTACCTTTGCCATCTGCTACTTTTTCTGTTGGGTCAAACTCTTTCATGGACTCCTCATCTGGTGGAAGAATTTTTACTCCCCCTGTAAATTCACAGTTTTTAGGACCTGTTGGTGCAGTTTCATCCCAATTTCCAAGGCCTTACATGGTAAGCGTTTCTGACGGTAGCAATAGTGGAGGTATGGAGAGTAATAGGAAGTGGAGTAGGCAGGGTTTGGACCTTAATGCAGGCCCTGGTGTGTTAGATATTGAAGGCAGAGAGGAGTCATTGGCACAAAGACAACTTGCTGTTGGCAGTTCACAGGCGCTAGCAGAGGAGCAAGTGAGGATGTTTCCACTGTCTGGTGGTGTTCTGAAAAGGAAAGAGCCTGATGGAGGGTGGGATGGTGAAGGCTTCAGGTACAAGCAATCCTCCTGGCAGTGA